The nucleotide window CATCCTGATCGGCATCCTTTAATTGGGCTGCCTGCTCATACACCTGTAACGCTGCCGAATAATTCCGATCCTCTTTCGGCTGTTCGATATCGAGCAACAAGTTTCCTAGTTTTGTATAGGCATTAAGACTAGTAGGGAAATCCGTGATCGTACGCTCGTATTGTTCAGCAGCCTGCTCACGCTTCCCCAATTCTTCATAGATCGTGCCAATTTTAAGCATATCCTCCTCTTTATTCAATTCCTCCCGGTAATCAAGAAGCTTGGTATACAGACGGATGGCTTCCTCAAAATCATTAACCGCTGCCGTTTTATCCTGTGAATTAATTCCTTTACTGTAGTAGGCCTGTGCCAGTTTCCGCTCAAAATCTTGTGCATATTTGCTTGTTAAGAAATCATCGTCTAATTTGATTAGGACATCGTTTGCCTTTATGACTAATTGAATGGCCTTCTTATTGGCATCTGGAATTTGCGCTTTATACGATAAGTAAATATTCGCTAATGAATGGTAGTTATCAATTTTTTTAGCATCATTACGGGCTTTATCGGTGAATTTTTCAAAGGCATCCAAATCACCGGCAAACTTATGATAGTCGATATTTAAACTTCCCATTGTCGCAGCTAATGAACGGTAATACTCTACTTCCGGCTTATCTTCTGGGTCAACCTTGTTAAAAAAATCCTCAGCCCGAATATAATCCTTTTCCACGTCGAAATAGGTCATGCCTACTTTAAAGAGAACCTCGCTATTTCGATCAATATGTCCATAGCCATCATCCATATATCTTTCAATATTCGACAGGCCCTTATCTGCTTCCCCGTTTTGAATATACATATCTAGTAAATTGTTATAGGCCATAGCCCTGCCCTTATCAAGTTTTATCGCCTGTTCGAGAATTTTGCTTGCCTCGGCATTCCGACCATTTTGAATATCGCTGTTTGCCTCATTAATTAGGCTCAAATAATCCTGGAGCTGTTCATTCTTCATCCCTTTGTAGCCAAAGACGGACGTCGTGGAAAATCCGAGAAAGAGGAGAGCCGGAATTAGAAATAGACCTAACTTTTTATAAAGCTTGTGTTTATAGCCCTGGGTTAATTTGTTAATGTTCAGCAAATCATGGGCCAGTTCCGCGCAGCTTTGATACCGATGACCGGGTTCTGCGTGGGTACACTTGGCAATTATATGTTCTAGACCCTCCGGCAGTGCCGAGTTCCACGATCGAATGGGCCTTAATTCATAAGGCGGGTCACTCAAGGTTTTTCCCGTCACTAAATGATAGAGTGTCACACCTAAACTATAAATATCAGTCCGTTCATCCGTTTGCTTGCCGGATAATTGCTCAGGGGCTGCGTATCCCTTTGTCCCGAGATTCGTCGTATCGGTCGTATTTTCTGTTTTAAACTCCCTGGCGATCCCAAAATCAATCAGCTTGATTTTCCCTTCAGGGGTCAGCATGATATTATCAGGCTTCATATCGCGATAAATAATCGGGTTCGGCTTTCGTGTATGAAGGTAACCGAGCACATCACTCAACTGCTTCGCCCAATCGATGACTTCATCGGCGGAGGCGATTTTCTCACGCATCAGCTTTTCTTTTAGCGATTCGCCTTCGATATAATCCATGACCACATAAATTTCACCTTGGCGGTCGATGACATCATAGATTCGCGGCAGTGCACCATGGTCCAACCTTTTTAACATATTGGCCTCCACAACAAGGCTGTTAATCAGCAACTCATCATCCTTGTTGGCCCGCTTGCGGATATCCTTTACGACCAGCGATTTCTTGAGTCTGTTATCCATCGCAAGATAGACTATACTCATGCCGCCGCGGCCGATTTCTTTCAATATTTCATAGCGTTCATCAATTATTGTGCCGATTTTAATCAAGGCGCATCACCCCGGTGTTACTTTCGTTAGTAGAACAGTGATATTATCGGTTTCCTTGCGATTCTTTACTAATTCAACGAGACCCACAACCGTTTCCTTCATCTGGGTTTCATTTGAAAAAGTGTCCGGTTGCAAACTGGCAAACATCTCTTCTTCACTGATTTCATGGTAAAAACCATCGGTGCATAGCATGAACAAATCTCCGTCTTTTACCTCACCTTGTGAGATGGCAAGCTCTAGTTCCGGTGTGGCGCCTACACATTGCAGCAGAACATTTCGGCGCGGATCGACTTTCGCCTGCTCTTCTGTGATATTGCCCCGCTCCAATTCCCTGGCCACAACCGTTTGATCTTTTGTTAATGGAAATAGATTTTTGTGGATCCGGTAGGCTCTACTGTCACCGATGTGTAAAAGGAAATAGTTCGTTTGCACAATCAAAAGCGCGGTGATGGTGGTACCAAGCTTGAGATTGGCCGCTTCTCCATAATCTAAAATTTTTCGATTAAGGGCCTTCACGCGATATGCTAATTGTTGTATGATTTCCGTTTCCAGCTGATTGTTATCGGATAGGAGAATCTTTGGCAGCTCAGTGTCAAACCAGTCCGACATCCCTCTGATGACGGTTGCACTCGCCAATTCCCCTTGCGTAAGTCCGCCCATGCCGTCACATACGATAAACAGACCAACCCGCCCATTTGGAGTTTGTGCCGTTTTAAGCAGCAAGGCATCCTGATTGGTTTTCTTTTTAATTCCGGCGTCAGTATGGTAGGCCATTTGAAAAGACATGTACCCACCGCCTTTCTTATGAAGTATTTTGGTCTATCGGCGATTTTGATCGTTCTAACAGCGAATCGAAAAGGGTCTCTATTTTACAGAAAAAAACGTATTAAAATAACTTAAAAACAAACTCTTCATTTGCTAGTGTTATTCGGTCCTCATGCTTGATTTTTACCTTTTCACTCTTGGCAAGCTTAATATCGTTGACAAAGCTCCCATTGGTGGAGCGGTTGTCCTTTAAAAAGTATTCACCATTTTCCGTTAGGATATGGGCGTGGATACGGCCCACCGCTTTATTGCTTGACTGATAATCGGCATTCTTTGGATCACGTCCAAGTTTAAATACGTCTTTCGCAATCGTGATTTTCTCTTGAGTGGTAAGGGTAAGTAGAAACGGCATCGAGGCCTCTTCCCCAAGTGTGGTAGTTCCCACATCCGTTACGCCTAAAACGGTTGTCCCTTCATCCTGAAGACCCGATTCAGCCCCCATTCCTTTTCCACTACCAGGCACAATATGTATTTGTGTCCCGACGATCGCGGCCGCCGCTTCAAAACCGGCAGCTTTGTACTCTCCAAGCTCTGTTCTCGTTACCCGTTTGTACTGAATTTCTTCCTCAATTTCAAGCTTAGGGCCTTTTTGCTGATTCCCTTTCACACTCTTTTTCTTGGAGGCTGTGACCTTGTTTTGATCTTCAAGAAGAAGTTCAGCATTGCCTGGACTGTAAAAACCAATACTCTTTCTGGCTGGTTTTGCAGTAAAATCCTTTCTTCTAACCACTTCCGTAATATTATGCATCGGTAATGATTCCACCAAATCTTTACCCAGCTCTTCAATCATTCCCTTAAAATGGAGCAAATCAATCTCCTCTTCCGCCCGAACAAGATAATTATGAATTTTAATAAAGAAACTCAAATCATCTTCCTCATCATACGGTGCCATCCCTAGTAAACTTATTAAAAACTCCCTTACAGTGCCGGTTTCATAGCGATTTTCTTTAATCGGCAAGTAAAAAAATAACGGTCTGCCAGATAACGGATCAATATAAATATGCCTTTTATCGGCCACAATATTGCCGAGCCGCAAGCCAATTTTTTTTGAATGAAGCAGGGTTTCTACTATATGTAATAGAAACTTGTATAACCGTTCCTTCGAGAAACCTTTATAGAATAATGGTTTAATATGTTCCCATGAAGACAAATCATACCGAAAGGAAATTTCTTTCTTTTTTTCGATCACAACCATTGACAACAAACCGAATACTTGACTATTTTCCAATAGGCCAATTTCATTCTTTGCTACTTCCTCATCGCTGCTCACCTGATAAAATAAATATTCCCGGCAATTCTCCAAATTAAAATCAATTTGTTTGATCAAGGCTGTCCGACCCCTTTTTTAAAAATTC belongs to Neobacillus sp. OS1-2 and includes:
- a CDS encoding protein kinase encodes the protein MIKIGTIIDERYEILKEIGRGGMSIVYLAMDNRLKKSLVVKDIRKRANKDDELLINSLVVEANMLKRLDHGALPRIYDVIDRQGEIYVVMDYIEGESLKEKLMREKIASADEVIDWAKQLSDVLGYLHTRKPNPIIYRDMKPDNIMLTPEGKIKLIDFGIAREFKTENTTDTTNLGTKGYAAPEQLSGKQTDERTDIYSLGVTLYHLVTGKTLSDPPYELRPIRSWNSALPEGLEHIIAKCTHAEPGHRYQSCAELAHDLLNINKLTQGYKHKLYKKLGLFLIPALLFLGFSTTSVFGYKGMKNEQLQDYLSLINEANSDIQNGRNAEASKILEQAIKLDKGRAMAYNNLLDMYIQNGEADKGLSNIERYMDDGYGHIDRNSEVLFKVGMTYFDVEKDYIRAEDFFNKVDPEDKPEVEYYRSLAATMGSLNIDYHKFAGDLDAFEKFTDKARNDAKKIDNYHSLANIYLSYKAQIPDANKKAIQLVIKANDVLIKLDDDFLTSKYAQDFERKLAQAYYSKGINSQDKTAAVNDFEEAIRLYTKLLDYREELNKEEDMLKIGTIYEELGKREQAAEQYERTITDFPTSLNAYTKLGNLLLDIEQPKEDRNYSAALQVYEQAAQLKDADQDEGFKKLTRRYMNLNLVGQGG
- a CDS encoding serine/threonine-protein phosphatase — translated: MSFQMAYHTDAGIKKKTNQDALLLKTAQTPNGRVGLFIVCDGMGGLTQGELASATVIRGMSDWFDTELPKILLSDNNQLETEIIQQLAYRVKALNRKILDYGEAANLKLGTTITALLIVQTNYFLLHIGDSRAYRIHKNLFPLTKDQTVVARELERGNITEEQAKVDPRRNVLLQCVGATPELELAISQGEVKDGDLFMLCTDGFYHEISEEEMFASLQPDTFSNETQMKETVVGLVELVKNRKETDNITVLLTKVTPG
- a CDS encoding FHA domain-containing protein, translated to MIKQIDFNLENCREYLFYQVSSDEEVAKNEIGLLENSQVFGLLSMVVIEKKKEISFRYDLSSWEHIKPLFYKGFSKERLYKFLLHIVETLLHSKKIGLRLGNIVADKRHIYIDPLSGRPLFFYLPIKENRYETGTVREFLISLLGMAPYDEEDDLSFFIKIHNYLVRAEEEIDLLHFKGMIEELGKDLVESLPMHNITEVVRRKDFTAKPARKSIGFYSPGNAELLLEDQNKVTASKKKSVKGNQQKGPKLEIEEEIQYKRVTRTELGEYKAAGFEAAAAIVGTQIHIVPGSGKGMGAESGLQDEGTTVLGVTDVGTTTLGEEASMPFLLTLTTQEKITIAKDVFKLGRDPKNADYQSSNKAVGRIHAHILTENGEYFLKDNRSTNGSFVNDIKLAKSEKVKIKHEDRITLANEEFVFKLF